ACCGGTCTTCTTGGCTTCAAGCTCCTTGTAAACTGTAAAAAAATGTTCGATCTCCTTTAGCATATGCGGGGGAACATCCCCCAGGCTTTTGATATGGTTCCACATAGGATCATTTACCGGTACGCAAAGAATCTTTTCATCCGGACCTTTTTCGTCTCTCATTTTGAAAAGACCAACTGGATATGCATCTATTACACATCCGGGGAAAGTTGGTTCCCACACCATCACCAATGCATCCAGGGCATCGCCATCACCAGCCAAAGTGTCCAGGATAAATCCATAATCACTGGGGTAGTGAACTGCTGAAAAAAGCATACGGTTTAATTTTATAGCCTTGAGGTCAGGGTCATATTCATATTTATTTCGACTTCCCTTGGGGATTTCAATCATTACAGTTACCAGCATTTATCGTCTACTTCCTTCTCTCTTCTTTATCTGCTAACAAGCCTGGATTCCAGGCAAAATAAAATACTAAGGAGCAAATATCGTCACAGTTTAATTCTTCAGGGAAACAAAACACAAACAGCTTTAAGTCTTTGGTGCAAGTTTACCCGGTTATTATATTACTTGGGGAGTTGGCGTACAAATTACCGCCTGATTGGGGAGCGATGTAATATTTACCAGGTACGCTCAGATTCAGGCAGCTTGTCAAAAATCAACTCGTTTCCTAAAATATAAACAAGCTGTTTAAGGGAGGTTTAAAATAATGGCAGAAGAACTTGGCAGGATAATCAAACCTGAAGCAGAGCAATTCAAAGATGGCAGGCGCCTTTTCCTTGTTCCTCTAATTTTCACGCCTTTTTCGCCTCCCGGGGAACTGCAGGCGATTGTTGAACGGTATTGGCAGGAAGCACTAAGCCAGATAAAAGGGTTGGAGTCACGCATTGGCCGTGTAAAGCGCGTATATCATGAGATGGTTGCGCTCGATGAGGAAAGCGGACTTTCGACTTTGGAATCGTTAAATACAGGCAGCCATAATCTGGTAAAAAGCATAATTGAGCGCGGAGGTAGCCTTACTTCTATCGAAGATAGCGATCTACTAAATGAATTTATGGATTGGGGGCGTTGTCTGTCAACCGGGCTCTATAGCCATAAAGTTCTCACAACTGTATTGCAATCCTATCAGGAAACCCAGGAATGTCGAAACAAAGAGATGGCATCACGGCTCGATAAAAGCCTTGGCGTCGATGAAATAGGCCTTTTAATTGTCACGGAAAACCATCGTATACAGTTTCCTCCAGATATAGAAGTCTTTTACGTAGCTCCACCTGCATTAGATGAATATAAACGGTGGCTCAGGCGGCAGGAAGAATCCCCTAAGAAGGAAAAACCAGCTAGCCAGGAAAAGCCGGAGAAAGGCGAATCCGCGAAGGCAGAAAAAAGCCCAGAGGCTGAGCCGAAAACTGGCGAGAATAAAAGCGAAACTTCGAAACCGGCCAAGAGAACACGAAAGAAGAAGTCTTCCTAAACTATGGATCGCCCCCATCTGCTGTAACGTCCTTGATGAGCGCTCCATATTCTCTCTGTCTTCCTTGAGGAGGGCAGTAGCCCTGCGAAGGATCTTCCCCGTAATAGTGCCCGTTGTTACATACGCAGATCTCCCGCGGACAGTCTTCCTGGTCACATGGCAGCGTTTGCGTATGTACGGGCGCAACCCGTGTGAGATTCTTCGCTTTGACCAGAATTGCACTGTATAAAGCCCTGGCTCCGAAGGCAGATAAATCCTTCCTAGGCGGAGGCGATTTTTGATACCAGTAAGGGAAGATCGGACATCGAGCTTATCCGATAACCTTCAGGTAGATCTTCATCAACGAGTTGGTCGCGATCGACCAATATTCCGGTCATGCCCGCTCTATTAGCCCCAACGACATCAATCTGGTACTGATCGCCCACGTAGATTGCCTGATCAAGGTTGACATCGACCGTCTGACACGCCAACTGGAAAATTTCAGGGGATGGTTTATAAAGACCTGTTTGGTGTGAGGTGAGAATTATTTCAAGGTAGGGTGAAAAACCCATTTCTTTGCACATCGGATTGATATCACGGTCTATATTGGAGATAATCCCCAGTTTATATTTCCAAAGTTTTAAATTTTCGAGTACGGGAAGCACATCATTAAAAGGCGCCATTTTGTATTTTACTTGGCCAAGATCTTGCAACACCTTATTGACAAGATCTGGTTCAGGTTCAATGCCAGCCTGATTCAGGACTGCCACTTCATAATCGTACCAGAATTGTTTTTGCTCTTCAGGAGCTCGATTTTTAACAAGGGATTGAGAATTTTCACGGTAAAAATACTCGTCCCCAGCTTTAATGGCTGGAGAGATTGCTTTTTTTGTTAAATTAATTCCATGTTTTTTCAATAAATTGATATGTGTTTCTTCCCGCGGGGGATCGTAGGTGACCAGGGTATTATACAGGTCAAAGAAAATAGCCTTTATCAATGTGTTTTGCCTCCATGAACGATTTTCTGGGAAAAAACCTTATCAACTTTGGCTGATTGTATATTAAAAAAGAAAGTGTGTAAAGCTAATAAACAGAATTTAGAAATGTGCTCGGGAGAGAAGGAGTGAATATTTGTATGCAGAAAAGGACGAGTCTGTTAAATTGACTATCTCAACTGCCTGCTTTATCATCTTAACATTATGAGCATAGATAATATATCACTATTTCCACAAAGTACGACTGTTAGCCCTGATGGCCATCTTGTAATTGGAAGATGTGATGCAGTCTCTCTTGCATCACGTTACGGAACACCTTTGTATGTTTTGGATGAAGACCATATTCGCAGCAAATGCAGGGAATTCAAAACTGCATTTACCAGGTTGTACCAAAATACGAATGTTGCTTATGCTTCAAAAGCTTGCCTCAATAAAGCTATAACAAAGATTATGGCTCAAGAAGGAATGGAATTGGATGTGGTTAGCGGGGGAGAGCTGGCAATCGCACTATCCGCTCGTTTTCCGGCTGAGAAGATTTATTTTCATGGCAATAACAAGTCTGAAGAAGAACTCATATACGCCCTTGAGAATAAAATCGGTCATATCGTGGCTGACAATGTTACTGAATTGGAAATTATTGACCGGCTCGCACGACAGATTGGCCACTATCCAGATGTATTTATCAGGATTACTCCAGGAGTACAAGCGCATACGCATCACCACATTACTACCGGTCATTCGGGAAGCAAGTTTGGGGTTTATCTCGATGATGCTCCAGAAACTATTCGGCTGGCTGGGAAACTGAATGGAATTAATCTGGTGGGATTGCATTGCCATCTTGGTTCGCAGCTTCATGAGACTATACCCTATACCGATGCGCTTGAAGTATTGCTAAAATTGGGTAAAAAGATGCACGATGAACAAGGATTTAACCTTAAGGAGCTTAGTTTGGGAGGCGGCTTCGGAGTAAGTTATACTCTGGAAGATAATGCACTGCCAGTAGAAAATTACGCAGTTGCCATTACCGGTTTAATGGTTTCCATGTGCGAAAGATTGGAGATACCTCTCCCCAGACTTATTATTGAACCTGGCAGATCTATCGTTGGACCAGCCGGAGTAACTCTTTACCGTGTCGGCATGCAAAAACAAGCTAAGGGATATGAAAAATATATAGCAATTGATGGCGGAATGGCGGATAACATTCGTCCAGCTCTCTATGATGCTAAATATGTGGTAGCAGCTGCGGGTAAAATGCTAGATACCTGCACGGAGAAGGTGACCATAGCTGGAAAGTATTGTGAATCTGGGGACATATTGGCCAAAGATGTGATGCTGCCTTCGGTTAAGGCTGGGGATATTCTGGCAGTTCCGGTAACCGGTGCATATTGTATTCCCATGGCTTCAAACTATAACGGCGCGCTTAAACCAGCTGTAGTTATGGTTGGCAGCGGAAGAAGCCGCCTGGTGCGCCGGAGGGAAGAGTACGCAGATTTGATACGTCTGGATCAGGATGAAGGAGTATAGCCAGTGTGGAACGTTTTTGGACAGGATGCTGCCCTAACCCATCTTGCCACCGCGGTTAAAAAAGGTACTCTTCATCATGCTTACTTGTTTACTGGTCCTGATAAATCCGGCAAAAAATTAATGGCAATGGATTTGGCAAGAGCCGTCAATTGTGAATCAGAAAACCCCCCATGTGGGTGCTGTGATTCATGTAATCGTATCACTGTCTTGATCCATGCCGATGTCTGGCTGATTGATTTAGAAAACCGGGGTGATGAGCCAGATAACAGAAAAGAAATTAAAACCGAAGAAATAGAGGATCTACAGCATTCGGCTAATCTTCCACCCTTCGAAGGAAAAGCACGAGTTTTTATTATTGACGGCGCGGAAGCTTTATCATCTTATGCAGCTAATCGTCTTTTAAAAATCCTGGAAGAACCACCACCCAGAGTAATATTTATCTTGCTTTCAAAAGCGCTGGAAAGCGTTTTACCTACTATAGTGTCAAGATGTCAGCACCTTGCCTTTAGAAACGTTGCATACGGTGAATTGGAGGCATATCTTACAGAAAGATTCGGAGTGGACGCCTTAAAAGCAAAGCTTGTTGCTCGGCTAAGCGGCGGTCGCCCCGGATGGGCAATATTAGCTTTGAACGACGAAAAATTCCTATCCGACTTTTTAGAAAACAGAAACAAGCTGCTGGAGTTGTATAAGGCCAGCCGGACTGAACGGTTTGACTATGCTGAAAAAATTGCTTCTCAGTTTGCCGGCAACCGTTTGTCTGTAATGGATGAGCTAAAGTACTGGCAAGTTTTGGCTCGGGATGTTTTGTTTATGCAATTTGGCCTTGAGGGCAATATAATAAATTGTGACGCGCTGGAGCAGTTGCGGGTGCTGGCCGGTAGATATAAACCATCCGACGTTCGAAATATAATAGGTGCCATCAGCCAAACCAGAGAGCAGTTGCAACGTAATATTAACCCCAGGCTGGCACTGGAGACTATGGTGCTGGCTTTGGAATGCCCCGAGAGGGTTCCGGCAAAAATATAAAAAACTTGGGAGAACATCAAATGCCTTTAGTTATAGGAGTACGTTTTCGGCCTGTTGGCAAGATATATCACTTTGATCCAGCTGGTCTTGAGCTTAAGGACGGTGACCAGGTAGTCGTAGAAACTGCCAGAGGACAAGAACTAGGCAGAGTGATAGGCGCGCTCAAGGAAATATCAGAAGAAGAAGTCCCTGAAGGGCTGAAACCTGTTTTGAGGCTAGCTGATGATTCCGATATAGAGCAGGCACGTAATATGGAAAAGAGAGAATCAGAGGCTATAAGCGAATGCGAGCAGCTGGTGAGGCAGCTGAACCTGCCGATGAAACTTTTACGTGCTGAATATAGCCTTGATGGAAGCCTGGTAACAATATTCTTTGGGGCTGAAGGTCGGGTAGATTTCAGAGAGCTTGTACGTGATTTGAGCCGAAAGTTGAAGGCTCGTGTAGAATTGAGGCAGGTAGGCCCGCGGGATGAAACTCGTTTGCTGGGCGGATTTGGGCGTTGTGGCAGGTCACTCTGCTGCGCTACTTTTTTATCTGATTTTTCTCCGGTATCGATCAAAATGGCTAAAGAGCAGGATTTGCCTTTGAACCCGATGAAAATATCCGGTTTATGCGGAAGGCTGCTTTGCTGTCTTGGCTACGAATTTGAACAGTATCGTGAGATGAAAAAAACCATGCCAAAAGAGGGCGAGAGGGTCATGCTTCCTGGTGGAGAAGCAGTGATTATTTCAAGCCGGCCCCTGGAAAACAAAGTTGTTGTTGAACTTGGGGATGGTTCCCGAAGTGAATTAGATATATCTACATTGCCGAAGCGCGACGAGAACTCCGGAAAGCGCGATTAACTTGGGTAGAAAACGCACTCCTTCGCTAGTTATTGCTTGAAAGGTACTTGCCCCAGGAAGGGATTCCTATTGTATAGCGATGCGGCAGATAGAAGCCGGCGTACGCAGTGGGTTTAAACGGTTTGCGCATTAACTTCATGCTGGCTTCTTCAGGGGTGCGGCCAGCCTTGCGGTGGTTACATTTAGGGCAAGCGCTTGTAACGTTTGTCCATTTGTGTTCACCCCCGCGGTGGCGGGGTACGATATGGTCTATAGTGAGCAGGGTGCTCTGCTTTCCGCAATATTGGCAGGTATAGTTGTCACGGCGAAATACGCCTATCCGTGTGAGTTTGTTTTGATGGCAAGGGGGGCGAACCATATAATCCAGTCGGATAACTGTGGGTAGGGGAATTTCCCGTGAAATGGTATGGATAAAGCCCATGCCGTTTTCTACCATCTCTGCCTTCCCTTCGTGTATTAGCACTATGGCACGCCTCACCTGGCAGATGCTAAGAGGTTGAAAGCAACTATTAAGCACCAACACCGGCAATCTTTCTTTCATATGCTGGGTAGACATTTGCTTAAATATTAGCCCCGTTGTTTTCCAAATTCAACTTTTGGAATTATATCGTCGGCTCTGCGAGCGTTGTGATTTCCCGCGGGAGGTGTGGGAAGCTATATCGGCTCGGTAGTCGGGCACTGTAAGGGCGAAGGGAGTGCTGATTTTTGGATCAAGAAACCTTGAACGTATCCGGCTATCCAGTTCCTCCAGCGAACGAGTGGTAGTAATCACAGTTGCCAGACGAGCGTTGTAACGATAGTTGATAACCTGATACAGCTTTTCTTGTGCCCATGGTGTTGCAGTTTGCTCTCCAAAATCATCAAGTACAAGGAATGGTGCTATTTTGACTCTTTCGAACATCCGATCGTAAGAAACCCTGGAATCCGGGCTAAATGTTGAACGAAGATGATCAATGAATTCTGGCACTACTATAAACAGTGCCTGCTTGCCTGATTGGAAAAGATAATTCACAATAGCTGAAGCCAGATGAGTTTTTCCGCTGCCGGTCACTCCCTGCCATACTAACCAACCATCAGGAGAACGAGCATAGTCAACTGCGAGACGATAAGCTTTTTCAAGGTTTTCCCGCTGTTGGAGCGGCAGGTTAACTCTTTTCCAGTCAAAGGTTTCAAACGTCATTTGCTTTTGCAGCTCAAGGCCAGGTTCCCAGCTATAACCGGAGCCGACATCATCTTCTGTTTCCAGATAAAATATCCGGCTGACGACTGGGTCGTTGATTCGAGTTAGAACGCGCTGGTCTAGTTCGCTTAACGAGAGCAGTGTTATTAGTGTTGGTAATTCACGGTTAAAGCGGTAACTGAGCAGCTGGTCCAATTTTTCCTTCGACCATGGGCTTCCGGCATGTACTCCGAGGTCATCCAATAAAAGCATGGGCGCATTGCGAACTTCATCCAGCAGGTTATCAAAAGAGGTTTCGTTCGTAGGATTGTAACTTGCGCGCATGTGTTCCAGTAAATCTGGAACAGTGATATACAGCACTGACCTTTGCCTGTTTAATTGTTCAACGGCAACTGCAGCGGCAATATGGGTTTTGCCTGAACCACTGGGGCCAATAAGCACAAACCAGCCGGAAGGATTTTCGGCAAAATCTTTAGCAGCTTGATACGCTGCCTTGAAAAGAACCTGGTTTGTTTTATAACCACTGCGGCCTTCGGGCAGAAGGTTGTCAAAAGTCAGTCGGCTGAGTGGGCCAAGGTTGCTCGATTCAAATAACATTGCCTGTTTTTGTTCTCCGCTTGTGCGGTTGAGGCAACTGCAACTTACTACCCTGGCGTAGTCGATCTGTCCATTGGCCAGCTTTGGATGGTAGAATCCCACTCCGCCGCACCTGCTGCAGGCTGGTTGGTTATTTGTATTGGGTTTAATGTTGGACAAATCGCTGATACTTGCCGGTGGTATATTTTGACGGGTCGTCTGCCGGATTATTTTGCCGATGTGCTCCATTGACCTTTCCTTCGGTTAACCATCTTTCCAGTATTCGTGATATATAACGCCAGTTGCGTTTATTATTCATTGCTGCTTCCCCAATAGCCTCGATAATCCAATCTACAGGATAATTCTGTTCCGCCAGGCGCAGCTCATCCGAGATTAAAGGTGTAAGCATTCCGATATTCTCTTCATAACAGGTAAATATATTGGGCATTTGTTCAATCGGGGTGGCGGGATTACGAGGTATTGTTGCGTTGCCTGTGGTTATTTTGCCGGAGTCTGCAGCCTCTCTGTTTGCCGGAGTATTCAAAAAATAGACAGACTGGCGGGAGTTATTGTCCCCCACTTCGACCGTTAGTACGATCCCTCTTGCAAGCACTTTGGATATGGTGGCATCGAGGACTTCTTCAAAGGGGCGATTGTTTGTTTTGAGGCATTCGATGATTGCTGGATCGGCAATCAGTTCGCCCCGGCTGATATATTGCACACTACCCTTTTTCCGGCTAATTAATCGGAATATTTGCAGGCTGAGTTTCAGCTCTTCAAGGCTGTCAACCCAGGGCATAACCACATTTAGATAGTAGCTGGGTACGGCGCAGTAGTCCATCCTGGCGGGAAGCCCTGGCAACTCTCTGGTCACAGTACTTCGCTTCCCTTTAATTCAACGCTATCAGCAGCCAGATTTTCAAAATTGGTAAGCCGGCTGTTGAAGCGGAGTTTCACCTGGCCGATTGGACCATTACGATGTTTGGCAACGATAATATCGGCAAGCTCTCGCGGATATTCCTGATTTTCGTGTGTGCGATACCATTCTTCTTCGGTAAAGTAAACTTCTTCCCGATATACAAAAGCTACTACGTCAGCGTCTTGCTCGATAGAACCACTTTCACGTAGGTCAGAAAGTTGGGGTACATGTGACTGCCTCCATTCAACTGCCCTGCTAAGCTGGGAAACGGCGATAACCGGAACGTTGAGTTCCCGTGCAAGACCTTTAAGGGCTCTGGATATGTAGCCGATTTCCTGAACGCGGTTATCAGTTCTCGTATCTCCCTGAAGGAGTTGCAGATAGTCGACAATAATCAGGTCGAGACCATGTTCATAATGCAAGCGCCTTGCCTTGCTTCTCATCTCTACCATGCGTAACTGGGGCGAATCATCCAGGTAAATGGGTGCTTCGCTCAGTGTTCCAATTGCATCCATGATACGTCCTTCGTGCTCATCGTGAATATTATGATACAATCCCAGCCGGATGCGCTTGGCGCTGACGCCGCTTTCCGCCGAGAGTAACCGGCTTACCAGTGATTCCTGGCTCATCTCCAGACTAAAGATAGCAGTACAGGCTCTTTCTAAAACAGCAGCGTTACGGGCAATATTTAATGCAAAACTGGTTTTACCCATACTGGGGCGTCCTGCCACTATTACCAGATCAGAGCGTTGGAAGCCCCCAAGCAACTCGTCCAATCCGGTAAAACCAGAATGAACGCTTGTTTTAGGCTGCAGTGCTCCTGGTTCCAGTTCAGGCGGAGCTTCAAAGTATTGTTCAAGCAATTCCCTGATATGTACAAAATCGGCGTCGCCCCGTTTGTTACGGAGGCGGAAGAGCACATCTTCGGCTTTGTTCAAGGCTGTTACCGCGTCGGCTTCTCCTCCATAACCTATGTCGGCAATTTTCTCCGAGGCCAGAATCAATTGCCGCATTACCGACAACCGCTGCACAATGCGTGCAAAGTGCAGAATTTCAAGGGAGGTAGGAACGATTGATGCAAGGTGACTCAGGTAGGCAAGATTGCCGCTCTTTTCCAGATTGCCTAAACGACTTAGTTCTTGAGAAACTGTAATTTTATTAATTGCCTCATCCCTTTGGTACAGATTGAGGCAGGACTGATATATCGATCGGTTGGCAGGACTAAAGAAATCTTCCGGTCTCAGAAAAGTAGCAATCTCGTAAATAGCCTTACCATCGATTAACAGGGAGCCGTTAACCGCTTCTTCTGCGTCCAGGTCATGGGGTGGGAGCCTGGTTTCAGCCACGGTTAATCCTCCTCCTGGGGTACTACTTTGACAATTAATTTGGGCATATGGTTTCTTGCCAATTTAACAATCACTTC
This window of the Dehalococcoidales bacterium genome carries:
- a CDS encoding inorganic diphosphatase, giving the protein MLVTVMIEIPKGSRNKYEYDPDLKAIKLNRMLFSAVHYPSDYGFILDTLAGDGDALDALVMVWEPTFPGCVIDAYPVGLFKMRDEKGPDEKILCVPVNDPMWNHIKSLGDVPPHMLKEIEHFFTVYKELEAKKTGIYGWEDQDAAIKIIEESRNRFKNTHL
- a CDS encoding HAD family hydrolase, whose product is MIKAIFFDLYNTLVTYDPPREETHINLLKKHGINLTKKAISPAIKAGDEYFYRENSQSLVKNRAPEEQKQFWYDYEVAVLNQAGIEPEPDLVNKVLQDLGQVKYKMAPFNDVLPVLENLKLWKYKLGIISNIDRDINPMCKEMGFSPYLEIILTSHQTGLYKPSPEIFQLACQTVDVNLDQAIYVGDQYQIDVVGANRAGMTGILVDRDQLVDEDLPEGYRISSMSDLPLLVSKIASA
- the lysA gene encoding diaminopimelate decarboxylase; translated protein: MSIDNISLFPQSTTVSPDGHLVIGRCDAVSLASRYGTPLYVLDEDHIRSKCREFKTAFTRLYQNTNVAYASKACLNKAITKIMAQEGMELDVVSGGELAIALSARFPAEKIYFHGNNKSEEELIYALENKIGHIVADNVTELEIIDRLARQIGHYPDVFIRITPGVQAHTHHHITTGHSGSKFGVYLDDAPETIRLAGKLNGINLVGLHCHLGSQLHETIPYTDALEVLLKLGKKMHDEQGFNLKELSLGGGFGVSYTLEDNALPVENYAVAITGLMVSMCERLEIPLPRLIIEPGRSIVGPAGVTLYRVGMQKQAKGYEKYIAIDGGMADNIRPALYDAKYVVAAAGKMLDTCTEKVTIAGKYCESGDILAKDVMLPSVKAGDILAVPVTGAYCIPMASNYNGALKPAVVMVGSGRSRLVRRREEYADLIRLDQDEGV
- a CDS encoding DNA polymerase III subunit, with translation MWNVFGQDAALTHLATAVKKGTLHHAYLFTGPDKSGKKLMAMDLARAVNCESENPPCGCCDSCNRITVLIHADVWLIDLENRGDEPDNRKEIKTEEIEDLQHSANLPPFEGKARVFIIDGAEALSSYAANRLLKILEEPPPRVIFILLSKALESVLPTIVSRCQHLAFRNVAYGELEAYLTERFGVDALKAKLVARLSGGRPGWAILALNDEKFLSDFLENRNKLLELYKASRTERFDYAEKIASQFAGNRLSVMDELKYWQVLARDVLFMQFGLEGNIINCDALEQLRVLAGRYKPSDVRNIIGAISQTREQLQRNINPRLALETMVLALECPERVPAKI
- a CDS encoding stage 0 sporulation family protein, producing the protein MPLVIGVRFRPVGKIYHFDPAGLELKDGDQVVVETARGQELGRVIGALKEISEEEVPEGLKPVLRLADDSDIEQARNMEKRESEAISECEQLVRQLNLPMKLLRAEYSLDGSLVTIFFGAEGRVDFRELVRDLSRKLKARVELRQVGPRDETRLLGGFGRCGRSLCCATFLSDFSPVSIKMAKEQDLPLNPMKISGLCGRLLCCLGYEFEQYREMKKTMPKEGERVMLPGGEAVIISSRPLENKVVVELGDGSRSELDISTLPKRDENSGKRD
- a CDS encoding HNH endonuclease yields the protein MKERLPVLVLNSCFQPLSICQVRRAIVLIHEGKAEMVENGMGFIHTISREIPLPTVIRLDYMVRPPCHQNKLTRIGVFRRDNYTCQYCGKQSTLLTIDHIVPRHRGGEHKWTNVTSACPKCNHRKAGRTPEEASMKLMRKPFKPTAYAGFYLPHRYTIGIPSWGKYLSSNN
- a CDS encoding ATP-binding protein — protein: MEHIGKIIRQTTRQNIPPASISDLSNIKPNTNNQPACSRCGGVGFYHPKLANGQIDYARVVSCSCLNRTSGEQKQAMLFESSNLGPLSRLTFDNLLPEGRSGYKTNQVLFKAAYQAAKDFAENPSGWFVLIGPSGSGKTHIAAAVAVEQLNRQRSVLYITVPDLLEHMRASYNPTNETSFDNLLDEVRNAPMLLLDDLGVHAGSPWSKEKLDQLLSYRFNRELPTLITLLSLSELDQRVLTRINDPVVSRIFYLETEDDVGSGYSWEPGLELQKQMTFETFDWKRVNLPLQQRENLEKAYRLAVDYARSPDGWLVWQGVTGSGKTHLASAIVNYLFQSGKQALFIVVPEFIDHLRSTFSPDSRVSYDRMFERVKIAPFLVLDDFGEQTATPWAQEKLYQVINYRYNARLATVITTTRSLEELDSRIRSRFLDPKISTPFALTVPDYRADIASHTSRGKSQRSQSRRYNSKS
- a CDS encoding DnaD domain protein, translating into MTRELPGLPARMDYCAVPSYYLNVVMPWVDSLEELKLSLQIFRLISRKKGSVQYISRGELIADPAIIECLKTNNRPFEEVLDATISKVLARGIVLTVEVGDNNSRQSVYFLNTPANREAADSGKITTGNATIPRNPATPIEQMPNIFTCYEENIGMLTPLISDELRLAEQNYPVDWIIEAIGEAAMNNKRNWRYISRILERWLTEGKVNGAHRQNNPADDPSKYTTGKYQRFVQH
- the dnaB gene encoding replicative DNA helicase, producing the protein MAETRLPPHDLDAEEAVNGSLLIDGKAIYEIATFLRPEDFFSPANRSIYQSCLNLYQRDEAINKITVSQELSRLGNLEKSGNLAYLSHLASIVPTSLEILHFARIVQRLSVMRQLILASEKIADIGYGGEADAVTALNKAEDVLFRLRNKRGDADFVHIRELLEQYFEAPPELEPGALQPKTSVHSGFTGLDELLGGFQRSDLVIVAGRPSMGKTSFALNIARNAAVLERACTAIFSLEMSQESLVSRLLSAESGVSAKRIRLGLYHNIHDEHEGRIMDAIGTLSEAPIYLDDSPQLRMVEMRSKARRLHYEHGLDLIIVDYLQLLQGDTRTDNRVQEIGYISRALKGLARELNVPVIAVSQLSRAVEWRQSHVPQLSDLRESGSIEQDADVVAFVYREEVYFTEEEWYRTHENQEYPRELADIIVAKHRNGPIGQVKLRFNSRLTNFENLAADSVELKGSEVL